The nucleotide window GTTTGTTGGTTCTTGCAGGATTTGTTGGAATTTCAGCAGATTCTGGTATTTATCAACTCATGAACGCTGCAGGGGATTGTATCTTCTATTCTTTACCTTTAGTTTTAGGTTTTAATGTTGCGAAAAAGTTTGATATTGATCCTTATTTTGGGTTGCTTTTTGGGGCGGCTTTAACCTATCCGACAATCCAGGGAACAGATTTAAGCTTCTTTGGCATTATTGTCAATGCCACCTATACTTCAAGTTTCTTACCAGTAATGTTCGGTTTAGTGCTTGCCATTCCTGTATATAAATTTCTGGATAAACATATTCATCGATTGTTAAAAGGTTTTCTGACACCGATGCTGACCTTAATCATCTGTTTCCCGATTACTTTTGTCATCATTGGTCCAATCGCAAATCTTGCTGGTGTGGGTTTAAATTATATCTTAAGCTTTGTTTTTGAATTTTCGCCAATCTTGGGAGGCATGATCATTGGCGGTCTCTGGCAAATTCTGGTCATGTTTGGAATGCATGGCATCATCAGTATGTTTGCTTTCTATGATTTGATAGCAGGCAATCCAAGTGCAATGCTGGCGATGACAACGGGAGCTACTTATGCCGTCTGCGGTACTTTATTGGCAATTGTCTTAAAAAGTCGGTCAGAAAAAACACGTTCACAAAGTGCCAGTGCATTGGTTTCAGCCATTTTGGGAGTCACAGAACCCGCAATGTACGGCATTATCATTCCACGTAAAATATTATTGGTAATGACCTGTGTCGGCGGTGCTGCCGGTGGTCTGATCTGCGGCTTAATGGGGATTAAAATGTATGCTTATACGGGGATGGGCCTGCTTGGTTTATTAGGCTTTTTGAATCCTGCGGCTCCCAATGTCTTTATCTTGCCCCTGATTGTCGCTGTTCCGTTCGCCGTTGCCTTTGCTTTATCCTTGTTGACCTACAAAACAGAAGAAGATCCGTTTCCTTCAGAAGAAAAGCCGGCGGATAATAAAAAAATCATGATTGTTTCGCCGGTTGACGGGCAAATTCAGGCCCTGACGGATTCGAGTGACGAAGTCTTCGCAGCGGAAACGTTAGGGAAAGGCTGTCTGATTTTTCCTGATGATAATCGAGTCTACGCTCCGATCAGCGGAACGATTACGACTCTGTTTCCAACTAAACATGCAATTGGCATTACCAGTGAAGAAGGGGTAGAAGTCTTAATTCATATCGGCATCAATACTGTAAACTTAAGAGGTCAGGGCTTTCAAACACAAATCAGCCAGGGCGATGTTGTCAAGAAAGGGCAGCTTTTATTAGAATTTGATCGAGCTGTGATTGAAGCTGCGGGCTTTTCATGCGAAATTCCAGTAATTATTACCAACAGCAATCAATATTTAGACATCGTGTTAGTGGGACATGAAAACCATGCCCATGGTGATGACATGCTGGCGATTCTATAAGGAGGTCAAGATGACAAAATTTCCAGAAAACTTTTTTTGGGGTGGAGCGACCGCAGCCAATCAATATGAAGGTGGCTACAATGAAGGCGGAAGAGGCTTAGCGGCTACAGATGTTACGACCGGGGCAACGAAAGATTCACCGCGTCGGCGAACCTACATTCTGCCTGATGGGACAACCGGAGCGACAAGTAAAGTCGGAGAACGAATTCCTGAACAGGCTCGATCCGCAATCTTGGATGGTTATTATTATCCAAATCATACAGGCACGGATTTCTACCATCATTATCAGGAGGATATTGCCCTTTTTGCTGAGATGGGTTTTAAGATGTTTCGCATGTCCATTGCTTGGCCGCGGATTTATCCACATGGCAACGATCCTGAACCTAATCCAGAGGGGATTGCTTTTTATCATAAAGTGTTCGATGAATTGCGCAAATACAAGATTGAACCGTTGGTCACGATTTCTCATTATGATGATCCGCTGACGCTGGAGGAAGAATTGGGCGGATGGGAAAATCGCAGGACAATCGAGTATTATGAAAGATATTGTCAGACGTTGTTCAAGGAATACCAAGATGATGTTCAATATTGGCTGACTTTTAATGAAATCAACAGTGCAACAATGATATCTTCCTTTATTCCGGATTATCCTAAGGAATTGGATAGGGCAGGCTATCGTGTACTTCATAACAAATTTGTAGCCAGTGCGAAAGTAACGCAGTACGCACATACACATTATCCAAAGCTTAAGATTGGATGCATGATTGCCGGTTTGTTTTCCTACCCTCTGACATGCGATCCTAAAGATGTACTCGCCAATCAGCAGAAAATGCAGAATTATTTCTATTATGCTGGGGATGTGATGGTTCGCGGGACTTATCCGGCATTTGCCAAAAAAATGTGGCGACAGCTGGGATTGGATGAAGCTTTCTTCCAACAGGATACTGATATTTTGAAAGCTGGACGTGTTGATTTCTTCAGTTACAGTTATTATTCCACCTCATGTCATACGACACATGAAGGAGCGAAAAAAGACGGAGGAGGAAATTTATCTTTAGGGTATTATAATGAATACATTCCTTATTCTGAATGGGGCTGGGGGATGGATCCGGACGGTTTACGCATCAGTTTAAACGAAATTTATGATCGTTATCAAGTTCCAATCATGGTCGTGGAAAATGGTTTAGGTGCTGTTGATAAACTGGAAAATGGACAAGTTCATGATCCATATCGTATTGATTATATGCGTGCACATGTTCAAGCAATGGCTCAAGCGATTGATGATGGCGTAGATCTGATCGCTTATACGCCATGGGGCTGCATTGATTTAGTCAGTGCTTCAACCGGCGAAATGCGGAAGCGCTATGGCATGATCTATGTCGACTTGAATGATCAAGGTCAGGGAACATTAGATCGTTTCCGCAAAGACAGTTTTTACTGGTATAAGAAATGTATTGAATCCAATGGAGAAGATTTGGATTAAGCAGCATTGAATTCCAACTAGTTGAAATTTGATGACCTGAATAAATATTTATTCTTAAGATAAGGGCCTGATTTCTGCTTGCTTCCTTAAATGTAATCAGTTTATTATAAAAGTCGTTTTCGATTCTTTCAGGGAACGGCTTTTATTGTAAAAATGGAAATTCAAAATATACCCTATTTTACGTAAAAGAGCGATTCATTCACTCTTTTGATTAAGGCAGAAAAGGAATCAGTCTTGGGAAAAGCGTAAGTGAATGCTCTTGCGAGCGGAAAAGAAAAAGACAATGAAAACGCTTGCGATTAGTGTTTGGGAAAAGTTCGGTTCGTGATAGAATAAGATAGGAGAGACTCATGATCTTAGGCAGGAGGAACTAAAGATGAAAATATGCTCATTTGGTGAAACCTTGATTGATTTTACGCCGGTCGGCGTCAGTGAAAATGGAAATATCATATTTGAACGCAACCCAGGTGGAGCTCCCGCAAATTTGGCGGTGGCTGCGGTAAAGCATGGCGTACAGGCAAGCTTTATCGGTGAGGTCGGCGACGATATCTTCGGTCAGTTTTTGAATGAAAAGCTCAAGGGTGAGGGCGTTGATACGGAATATATGGTGATCAATTCCCGCTATAAAACAACGCTGGCCTTCGTTCAGCTCGATGAAAAAGGGGAGCGGTCCTTTTGCTTTTACCGCAATCCGGGTGCAGATACAATGATTGAAAGTCAGGCAGTCAATCTGCGGGCGATCGATGAATGTGATATTTTTCATTATGGATCAGTGTCGATGACGCATAATCCGGCGCGGATTACGACCTTTGAACTCATCAAATATGCCCAGCAGAAAGGCAAGCTGCTTTCATTTGATCCGAATCTCAGGATGCCTCTGTGGAACAGTGAAGAAGAAGCTCGGCATGAAATCCGTCATGGTCTGCAGTTCTGTGATATCCTGAAAGTGGCGGAAGAAGAATTGATTTTTCTAACCGGCTGTGAGACGCTGGAAGAAGGAGCACGGCAGATCGCAAAAAAATATAAAACACCGCTGATCCTCATCACCGAGGGCAGTCAGGGCAGTCATGCCTTAATTCACGATTACTATATCAACGCCCCGGCTTTCCCGGTATCTGTCGTGGATACGACAGGCGCCGGCGATGGCTTCTTAGGCTGTTTTTTGGCCAGTTTCCTGAAATCAGGAAAAACGCTGGAACAGCTCAGCGGCGAGGATGTCTATCAGATGCTGCGGCTGGCGAATGCTTCCGGGGCTTTGTCCGTAACCCGTAAGGGCGGAATGCCGTCCCTGGTTACAACCGAAGAAGCACAGGCTTTGCTGGATCAGCAGCCGGAGGGCTGAGCGATGGGCGCCGGTGAATTCCTGCAGCGGCTGCAGCCGCTTAAGGCAGAAATGGAAGCGGCTTTCTTCCGGGTCTATCAGCCGTTTCATGTTCAGGAAGAAACTTTTGATGCGCTTTTGGCGATGCTGGATGAACAGATGCACAACCGCAGCTCGCTTCATCGTGAAAAGGACCGCAGCACATCCTGGTTCAGTATGGAACCGGCAGGCATGCGGCTGGATTATTCCGCAGTGCAGTCTGCGGCACAGATATCAATGCGGGCCAGGGAATTGCGTGAGTTAGGGATCGGCTGGGTACAGCTCAGCGAGGTTCCTTTTCCACATACGCAAAATTCACGGCAATTGCTTCAAACTTTGATTGACGCTTGGCATGCAGAAGGCTTCGCAGTGGGAGTGGATTTTGACGTGTCCGGAACCGCTGCTGATGACCCTTGGGCAAGACAGGCGCTAAAAGGGGATCCTGCGATGCAGCAGCGGTATTGGATGATCGCTGATGCCAAACTCGCATCTCTTTACAGTCCGTTTTCCAAAGAAAATGAAACCGGTGTGTTTTATAAGCTGGAAAAAATTCATCAATATGTTTACCGCAACCCACAGACTCAGTGCTGGCTGCTGGATTATAAAAATCCCCAGGTGTTAACCGCAGTGCTGGAACGCTTTTGTTCTCTTGCTGATTTAGGTGTGGATGCGATTGAACTGCGGCAGCTGGATCATATGTGGAAAGAATGCAAAACTCAGCTACTTTATCCTCAGGTTCCCGATTTGTTTGCGCTTTTTGCCGCCGCTGGAAAGCTGGTATGTCCGTCTGTGCTGGTGATCGGACACAGCGAAGCGGCAGCCCATGATTTACAGATCCTGGCTCAGCGTGCTCCGCGGGCCACAGCCATCATCGATCAGGCAGCCATGATCAATGGTTGGAATTCTCTGGCAACCCGCGATACGAAAATGCAGCGAGCGGATATGATTTTTCATGCGCTGAATCCGTCAACGATAGCGATTCATCCTGTTGGCTGTGATCAGGGCATCTGCTGGAATTTTAACGTGGAAGCGGCAATGATGCGCGGGTGGAATCCTGAATCTCATCGGCAGTTTTTGACAGATTTCTATACCGGACAGGCTTTGGGCAGTTTTGCCGAAGGGGAGAGCGATCCGGGGAGCGGACGCTGTTATGGAACTTTGGCAAGCTGGGCTGGATGCGGCCGGGCGATGGATAATCATGAACCTTATGAATTGGAAAACAGCTGCCGGCGTGTTCTGCTGCTTCAGGGATTAAGTCTGGCAATGAGAGGCATGCCGCTGTTGTCAGATGGCGATGAACTGGGCGCGCTGAATGATGTCAGCTTCCGTTTGGATCCAGGCAAAGAACAAGATCGACGATGGCTGCAAAGACCGGTTTATATCGAAGAAAAAGCCCAACAGCGCTTTTCACCGTTGAGCTTGGAATACCGAATATTCCAAAGTTTAAAAGCCATGCTTCGGGTCCGATCGGATTATCCGAACTGGAACTGGGGACAGGAGCAGATTCTGGATACCGCCAACGATGCATTGTTGGTGTGGAGCCGATTCTGTGAAAATCAGCGGCTGCTGTTTTTGTTCAACTTTACGGAATCTCCGCAATACTGTCCGCTGACATCCTTATTTAATGAGGGTGAACAGGCACGGGAACTGCTGACAGGCCGCCGGATCAGCGGCAGTCAGAAAACATTAGGTCTTAAAGCGTACGAATTTCTATGGCTGATTGTTGAAGGCGACGTTGATTCAATTCAATGACGTAGTTTTTGTCATTCATCGATTTTTTGTCACGATCATATCCCCTGTACTTCCGCTGTTGACAAGAAGCATGCTTTACAATCTTTCGCGAACCATCATCAGCGTATATCCAAGCAGATTTTGACCTTTCCATTTGGATTTGTCGAGTCTGTCGGGATCATTCATCGAAAGGCCTATACCCCAAATGCGGTCTTTAACTGCACATTCTGCTAAAACAGCATTTCCGGTTGCCTTAAGTTGTTCTTTTAAGTCTTCGTTTTGGGAAAACTTTGCAATTAATCCCTCGTAAACCACAATTTGGCGAATACCATTCCAATGAATGTCATCGTAATTGGAAACAAGCCGGCCAAGAGCCTTGATACGAGCAACATCGTTCGTATTGAGAATCTTGGCCGCTGTTTGTTTATCTTGAAAACAAACAGCTTTGCGGTACATCATATATTGTTCCATGGAGGAGAACGTGATATCATCTACTGTAAAAAAAGAAGAATACCAATTGCTTAAATATCCATTACATTCCTCTGGATTGTGGAAACAAACCATTCTCATTACTTCACCCTCTTTCTGGATTGCAAGTTAAGTTCTAAATCGTGTGATCAAAATAAGCTTTTTTTACCAAGCGGCACTTTTTTCAGTACCTCAGAGCCTGGAATGTTGTAATATCCTAATTATAGACATAAAACTTTCCGTTCCAATTAGGCATAAGGCTTGGAAATCCTAGATTTTAAGTTGGTCTGTATCGAACCCCTACACTTGCACTCAACCCTTGTTTCATTGAGACTGCAAACTGCTCATACTTTCGCAAGATCAACACCCTCAGCGAGGTCAGTCCTTAGCTTGTAGGCAGTTCATCCGCAAAGTAAAATTCACAAGCAGGATAATCATCATAGTTTGAGAAATCATCAGATTGGCCTAAATAGTAAAGTGTGTCTTCTTCAATAACAAAATAACCTGGAAGTATATCTCCTTCTGTAGCGAAGGGTTCAGTAGAACAACCATCGAATCCGTACTCTGTACATCGGGCATATTGTACGGCAAAGGAATAGGCATGATTCCCCAAGGCGATATATTCACCATCGATCCATTCACTATATTCTGTTTCTAAACGACTGGTAATATAGAGTCGTGCGGTGCCCTTTTTTTGAGGATACAAAACGAAAACGAGGCTGTCTCTTAAAAAATCAGATTCTCCTTCCGGCAAATCCAACCGAGGATCAATGTCCTTTTCCTTCCAGTTATGACACACATAAAGAAAACTCTTTGTTTCGGGATAATCTGAAAAAACGTGTTCTTCCTGTTCAGGGATCAAAGTGGATGGGCTGCTGCTGATGAGGTTGGAGTCAGGCGAAGGCAATGGCAACTCGTCCGACTGAAAAGAACATCCGCCGAATAACAACAGGGATAAGAACAGAAATAGAATTTTACACATCATTACTCCATCCCCAGTCTTTTATGATTTCCGCTTTTGGAAAGGCTGTTAATTTGTTCCCAGCTGCCGCAGATGTTCACTCAGATCCTGAAAGATCTGATCTAACAGACCCGGATCTTGATGATGCGGCAGATAAACCATATTCAGCTCCCGCTTCAAAACAAAATCGATAACCGGAATCTCCACCAGGGTTCCTTCAACCAGATCAGCGTGGATGATATCTTCATGCAGAAAACCGATGCCACATCCATTTTTGATCAACGTCTTCATGACATTCATGCTTCCGCACTGAACCATTCCGGCAAAGCTCTCATAGGATAAATTGTGTTCAGCCAATCCAGTCGGCAGAATTCCGCGCATCCGCGATTCTTTCTGGCGCACAACCAGCGGATAAGCGATCAGGTCGTTCAGCATAACCTCTTTTTTCTGCGTCAGCGGATGGCCTACGGGAACAACCAGACCCATGTGGGTCATTTTCACCAGCCGGCTTTCATAGACCGCTTTGTCAAAGAATCCCTCAACCAAAGCGAAATCAATTTCTCCCTGATCCAGCGCTTCCAGGCAGGCGGCAGTTCCCAGAATCCGCATGCACAGCTCGGTGTTTGGATTTTCTTTCATCCACCGGCAGATCAGTGGCGGCATGATGTACTCGCCGAAAGTGAAGGTACAGTCAAACCGCAGTAAACGACGGTTTTCCTGTTCCTGCCGCAGCCGTTCGATGATATCCTGACTCTGTACCTCCAACGCCAGAACCTGCTGATAAAACCGCTGTCCCATTTCCGTCAGCCGCAGCCGGCGATTATAATACTCAAACAGCTTGATGTTGTAGGTTTGTTCCAGGTAGCGGATATGCTGCGAAACGGCGGGTTGGCTCATATGCAGCTGCTGGGCTGTTTTCGTGTAATTCAGCGTTTTGCTGAGAAGCAGAAAGGTCTTTAGGCGATAATCCAGCATACTATCCCTCGATTCTGATTTTATTATATCATAAGATGAATTTATGAATCATCAAAATCAACTTATAGAAAGAAATCATACATGGACAAGTCCGCAGAACATGGGTACACTATAGTTAAGAAAAATGAAATCAGAATAGAAAAGAATACCCGGAGGAATGTATGAATAAGTTTAAGAAAATACTAATCAGCTTTGCTGTCCTTGGCATGATCACAGGCTGCAGCCCGGTACCGGAATCATCTTCGGGCAGCGGTCCTGTAACGCTGCGGATTGGAACATGGAACATCGCTTCCCAAAAACATCCGGATCCGCAGGCAATGGCGGCTATGCTGGCCAAGCACCGTCTTGACGCTGTTGGAATTCAGGAAGTGGATGTGCAGAACAACCGGAATTCACAGGATCTGGCTCAGACTTTTGTGAATGATGACTTTCCTTACGTTCATTTTGCCAAAGGCCGGGATTTTGCGGATGGGGCCTTTGGAATTGGCATCGTGAGTCAGCACGAGCTGCTGCAGGTTAGTTCCATTCCGTTAGAAAGTACCGGCAGTCGGGCAACAAAGACGTTGGAACGGGTGGTCATCGAGAAAGACGGAGTTCAGATCGCGTTATACAATACGCATCTAAGCTGGGAAAATCTTGATCTGCGCCGCCGTCAGATTGCACAGGTTATTCAGCGGGTCAATGCTGATCCGATGGAGTACAAAGTGATTACCGGAGATTTCAATACCGATCAGCATGAATATGAATATTCGATGTTTCTGGATAACTTCAACGTAGCGAACGGATATAAGTCCATGTGGTATGATACCTATCGAGAAGCGGATGATCCGTCCATGAATGTTTTTACGATAGACAATGTCTTATGTACAAAGAATATGCGGATCACAGATATTCAGCGGGTTGAAAGTGATCTGTCTGATCATGATCTGTTCTATGCGGAATTTGAATTGCTGGGTGAAGTGGAAGGCCTTGCCAATTCTGACAATCGGGCGCTGGGGCAAAATGTCATCGTTTCTTCTTTGAATGAAGAAATCTCTCCGTATTTGCTTGTGGACTATGACACGAAAACACCGTGGGTGTCCGATGCTGCAGATCAGCAATTCATTACGATTGAATTGGATCGGGTGTACGTAGTTGATCAGATCAATGTGCTGTGGGATACGGTGAAAGCCAAACAGTATCTAGTTTCCGGTTCTCTGGACGGCGAAAACTATCAAACTCTTGCTGAAATTCAGGATGTGAAAGACAGCGATGCCATTGCGGTGAATAACCAGCCAGTCAAGTTTGTCCGCTTGGAGCTGTCGGGGAAAAAGGCCGCGAACCAAGGTTATGAAATCACTGAAATTCAGATTTTTGGGGATCCATTGTCACCGCAGATTGATTCTGCCAATCGTTTGCCGCAGGGCAGTTTTGAAGTTTGGAATGGGAATCAGCCGGAAGGCTGGAACTGGACGGTAGAGCAGGCGGAAGAACACAGCGGAACGGCTGCATTTGTTTTAGGTGCGGACACTGCTGCAAAAACAGCGGGCAGTTCATCCCTGATGCTCACCCAATCAGGAATCAGATCAGGCATTGATGGAGTTCTGAGCACCTCTGCCGCGGTGAAGCGGAATACAACGTATCAGCTTGTTTTCGATCACAAAGCGCAGCAGCTGAACAGCACTGACTTTACGATTGAAATGACGCAGAAGACGGCTAACGGTGAATCCATCTCAACGCATCAGGTTACACTGAACGATAATCTGTGCATGAGCGAGGAGTGGGCGGTTTACAGTTTGAACTTTGTTACAGCCTATTCTGCGGACTCATTGGATCTCAGCTTCAGGCTGAGCGGTGCTGAAGGAACATTGTGGCTGGATGACGTTCAGATTCGGGAAGCGGTGCCGACAGAAAACATTTTCCTGAATACGGAAGCCGCAGCTTTGAAAGTCGGAGATAAGACAATGGTGACGGGTGAGAGATTGCCGGAGGCGGCGAGCGATGTCACACTGCACTGGTTTTCCTCGGATGAACGGGTCGCAGTTGTTGATGAACAAGGTCAGGTCACCGCGATGAAGCCGGGCAAGGCCTATATTGGATTGTGCAGCGACAGTGAACTGCGGGTGGAGTCATCTTTGTTAATTACTGTAGAAGAATAAAATAGGATGAAGGCTTAGGCTGGGCTGTGGGATTTCATACTCTGACAGCCCAGCTTTTTTTGTAGTCGCTCAGCGTTTGTGTTATAAATAAGGAAGGATAATGACGACCTAAGGGAGGCGTTGATCATGATAAAAGCAGCAATTGTAGATGATGATTTGGAATTTCTTGAAATGATGTCAGGCGAACTGGAAAAGACTCAGCTATTTGGTGAAATTAAGACGTATAATGATCCGCAGAAATTAATCGCCACACTCGGTCAAATTGCTTCTGATGTTTTATTCTTGGACATTGAAATGCCGAATATTGATGGTTTTTCTGTGGCGAAAGCTTTGCGGGAACAGCCCGTTTCCCCCTTGATTGTTTATGTTACAGCCGAGGAACACTATATGGCGGAAGCGTTCGGTTTTCATGTGATCGGCTTTCTTGTCAAGTCAAAACTCCAGGAACAGCTGGCGGGAATGATCACTAAGATCAACGAGGAAATTGCCTATCGTCAGGTGACAGTGGAAACGACACAAGGCAAAATCTCAATTCGCCGCGATCAGATTTTAATGCTCAGCTGTTTTAACCGCAAGGTAACACTGACATTGCAGGGCGGGATAAAATATGAATTGCGCGGACGCGTTTTAAACGATGCGGTCTGTGCGCTGGCAATGCGTGAACACTTGGTTCAGATTAACCGATCGGAAGTCGTGAACTTAATGAATGTGGAAAAAATCAAAGCCAATACCTTGTTTATCCGCGGACTAAGTCAGCCTTTAATGATCAGCAAGTATCAGAAGGCGGAGGTTCTTCGGCGCTTTTCAGATTATAAGGTGATGGTATGAATGCATTTGTGATCGAATTCAGTTTTTGCCTGCTTGAAATGCTCAGCGTCACCCTATTGGTGCAGAAATTCTTTGCCCTGCGGGTTTCCCTTCCAGTCCTGCTTTTGTCCCTGCTGGGATTTGCCGCTGTTGAATATTCGATGGAATTTTGGATGGCTGATCCAACTTTACTGGTTCTTCTGATGTTTTTGAATATGATGATCATGATTCGTTTAGCCTTCACAGGGAAAACCGTGAACCTAGGAATTTTAGTTTTGTTGTTTTACATCGCAGAAGGAATCCTCTCAGTGATTTCGTTTCAGGTTTTAACGCTGAGTGCCAAAATCCCGATCGAAGTCTTGATGCAGGAGAACTGGCTGCGAACGCTGGGTGGTTATTTTAATAAACTGGCGATTTTGACGCCGATTGTCCTGATGAAGAAAAAACCGGAATTGCTCCGATATGAAAATTTAAGCTGGATGTTTCGGTTTAGCTGTCTTTTATTGTTTCTCTGCGTGTTCTTTAATTATCTGATCTGCTGCACCTTCAATGACCGGCGAATTCGGATTCTCTCGGCCGCGCTCAGCGCAGCTTTATTTGGATTCTTTGTGCTGATGAATTGGGTGTTTTTGCAATATCGTCAAATGCGGGAAAGTAAGAAACGGCTTGAGATTGAACATAACTGCAATACGCTGAAAGCAGTATGGCTTGCGGAGACCTTGGAAAATCAGGAGAAGTACCGTAAGCAGCGTCATGATCTGAAACATTTGCTGGGGCTGCTTGAATTATATTTATCACAGGAACGCAGCCTGGAAGCTCTTGAATACATTCGATCAACCATGAAAACGGTAGAGGATATCTCAAGGAAGGAACATACCGGAGATCCAATCATTGACAGTCTCTTAAATCGAACGATAGAGAGTGAGCCCCATCTTCAGTTTCATCTGGAAACCGGCCGCGTACAATGGCCGTTAAAGGAAGTCGATACCTGTATTTTAATTTCCAATCTGCTGAGCAATGCTGTGGAAGCCGCAAAGCTGTCACAGCAGAAAGAAATTAAACTCTATCTTAAAGAAGATGAAACGACAATTTATCTGACGTTAATCAATTCGGTTAAACCGAATCTACGCATCAATCTAAAACGAAGTTCAAAGTCGGATTGGAAAGAACATGGTTATGGAATTGAGAGTATCCGCACGATTGTGAAGCAGGCTGAAGGCGAGCTTGATTTTCACTTGGCTTCAGACCGTTTTGAAGTCCGGATTTTACTGCCGAAGGAGGAAAAACATGCGTAATTTTTCTTTAAAGCTGGCCCGCTGGCTCAACGGACAGCTGAACGAACCTGTGAATGAGAATGATCTGCGCTTTGGCATCGAGAATTTATTAATTCAAGGAATTCTGATCCTGTGCATGACCGGCATTGCCTTGGTCTTCAACTGTGTTCAAGAAATGCTGGTTTTTATGTTCAGTCTGGTGGCAGTCCGTTCCTTTACCGGCGGAATCCATCTGCACCGCTTTTCCCATTGTCTGCTTGTGACCCACAGCGTTTGTTTCGGATGCATTGCCCTCACACAGTTCATCCCTAATCCTGGATTTTATGTCCTGCTTGATCTCTTATCCCTGGGCATCATTTGGAAATGGGCTCCGGACATGCGCTACAAACGCCGTAAAACCGAACAGGATCGTCAGCGAGCACGGCGGTTAAGTCGGATATTAACCAGTATCTGCGGTATTTTCTCAGTGATTGAACTGCTGGCAATCAATCAGGGAATGGGGCGGATTATTGCCTGCTCCCTAACTGCCAGCGCCATATCTTTAGCTTTGGCTCAGAAGACAGTG belongs to Holdemania massiliensis and includes:
- a CDS encoding LytR/AlgR family response regulator transcription factor, which produces MIKAAIVDDDLEFLEMMSGELEKTQLFGEIKTYNDPQKLIATLGQIASDVLFLDIEMPNIDGFSVAKALREQPVSPLIVYVTAEEHYMAEAFGFHVIGFLVKSKLQEQLAGMITKINEEIAYRQVTVETTQGKISIRRDQILMLSCFNRKVTLTLQGGIKYELRGRVLNDAVCALAMREHLVQINRSEVVNLMNVEKIKANTLFIRGLSQPLMISKYQKAEVLRRFSDYKVMV
- a CDS encoding endonuclease/exonuclease/phosphatase family protein yields the protein MNKFKKILISFAVLGMITGCSPVPESSSGSGPVTLRIGTWNIASQKHPDPQAMAAMLAKHRLDAVGIQEVDVQNNRNSQDLAQTFVNDDFPYVHFAKGRDFADGAFGIGIVSQHELLQVSSIPLESTGSRATKTLERVVIEKDGVQIALYNTHLSWENLDLRRRQIAQVIQRVNADPMEYKVITGDFNTDQHEYEYSMFLDNFNVANGYKSMWYDTYREADDPSMNVFTIDNVLCTKNMRITDIQRVESDLSDHDLFYAEFELLGEVEGLANSDNRALGQNVIVSSLNEEISPYLLVDYDTKTPWVSDAADQQFITIELDRVYVVDQINVLWDTVKAKQYLVSGSLDGENYQTLAEIQDVKDSDAIAVNNQPVKFVRLELSGKKAANQGYEITEIQIFGDPLSPQIDSANRLPQGSFEVWNGNQPEGWNWTVEQAEEHSGTAAFVLGADTAAKTAGSSSLMLTQSGIRSGIDGVLSTSAAVKRNTTYQLVFDHKAQQLNSTDFTIEMTQKTANGESISTHQVTLNDNLCMSEEWAVYSLNFVTAYSADSLDLSFRLSGAEGTLWLDDVQIREAVPTENIFLNTEAAALKVGDKTMVTGERLPEAASDVTLHWFSSDERVAVVDEQGQVTAMKPGKAYIGLCSDSELRVESSLLITVEE
- a CDS encoding accessory gene regulator ArgB-like protein, which produces MRNFSLKLARWLNGQLNEPVNENDLRFGIENLLIQGILILCMTGIALVFNCVQEMLVFMFSLVAVRSFTGGIHLHRFSHCLLVTHSVCFGCIALTQFIPNPGFYVLLDLLSLGIIWKWAPDMRYKRRKTEQDRQRARRLSRILTSICGIFSVIELLAINQGMGRIIACSLTASAISLALAQKTVQ
- a CDS encoding GHKL domain-containing protein, whose amino-acid sequence is MNAFVIEFSFCLLEMLSVTLLVQKFFALRVSLPVLLLSLLGFAAVEYSMEFWMADPTLLVLLMFLNMMIMIRLAFTGKTVNLGILVLLFYIAEGILSVISFQVLTLSAKIPIEVLMQENWLRTLGGYFNKLAILTPIVLMKKKPELLRYENLSWMFRFSCLLLFLCVFFNYLICCTFNDRRIRILSAALSAALFGFFVLMNWVFLQYRQMRESKKRLEIEHNCNTLKAVWLAETLENQEKYRKQRHDLKHLLGLLELYLSQERSLEALEYIRSTMKTVEDISRKEHTGDPIIDSLLNRTIESEPHLQFHLETGRVQWPLKEVDTCILISNLLSNAVEAAKLSQQKEIKLYLKEDETTIYLTLINSVKPNLRINLKRSSKSDWKEHGYGIESIRTIVKQAEGELDFHLASDRFEVRILLPKEEKHA